The nucleotide window tctgcGTATCAACTTTATGCGCTGACGTTTTTAGACGGTGTTCGCTAGAAAAAATATTGCTGAACACGTTTCTGAGGAGGCAAAACAGCACCTTGAAGTTTAATTCGCTATTTTGGATCATTAGTTCTACCAAGTtgaactattattactattattatcatttggTAGAACTATTATTACTGATATGCACATTATCGTATTTCAGAAATCATAGTTTTATGGACACTTTAGGGATATGCAACTTTGTAAGTTTataaaaaattgaaagaacTTTGCTTCTTATTACGATTTTATATTCGAAGAATATTGATGTGGAAAAAGATTTGGAATTCGAAAGAATGGCAAAGTTATAACACTGGAAATAACTGCATTTCGTGTGGGATAAATATTAACTACAAACATTAATCGTATTTTTATCAAACTACATTTTTTGCACCAAGTCAATATTCGGAAGTTGAAATTTTTTTCAAAGCAAGTTTTGTCTTAGTCAACCACTATTTTTTCAGTTCTaggaattattttcaaaaatcgtAAGACTTAAGGATCATCTATTTTTCGTCAAGTTCATCGTGAACATTTGTTGTTTTCTAAATTCTGCATTATTTTCACATTGGACATAAGTTAACAATGTTCCACGAGACATGGAGTAACAACACTATGTAATTTAATGTACTAAAATATATACAAGTAGAGTTAAAATGTTGCTTAATATTTGCTACAAAAATCTTAGTTTCTCGCTAATTATTCATAAATAGAAAAAGTGTGAAACCTCCAAGGTTGCATATCCCCATAACTAAAAATCGGCTCATCTACCATTTTTCACGATCACACAAtttcgataataaaataaaacattccaAATCAGGCATATTCACAATTTCTCAAACCGACAATGTTTGATCCAGCAATAGTCGTTTCTCAAAATTTTGCAGTGAAAAACGAAGAAACACGATTCTCGAAGATGTCAGCGTTCAACGACATTGCAAGAAAGATCGAATCGATTACAGCAGAAAGTATCTCTCGCTCGTGAGAATCTTTGAAACCTTGACGTCCAGAGAGATTTCACAGGGTAGCTGGAGAATCCAAGCGCATCACGATGCATATGTAAGAAAACGAACACCAATGTATTACTCGGAAATGAAAGTCAAAGGAAGCAGCGCAGTGTCTGGTGCAAAATATTATACTCTCGGAGAACCAAAACAGAATGACGAAGAGTAGTGCATGGGTTACGGGGGGTTGTCTTCGATCAAAGAAGCAAGGCGTTCGCTGCTGATCGCAGTGAATATCTGTGACAGTGTGTAAGTGATCACTAGTCTAGAAACGTTCAGGACGATGCCTATAATAATCCAGTCTCATCAATAATCAATCTCGGAAAAAATTATCCTCGATCTTCAAACTAATCCTACAAACAATCGCTAAAAAAGAGTGAACCAGTACGTGGgctttattttgaaatttatgTATAAACAAAACTGCAATTTTGTAGATTATCTGAACATTTTCTCAATGTCAGATCGTTATCTTAGATTCAATCTAAATTGGATTTTGTTAAAGCAATTTCGTAGGTTGCTGTTACTGAGACCGAGCGTCTTTCTAGCTCGTTCGTTATGAAAAGTTGTGAAGGTGGAACAAATTAGGAGATTACGGCATCCTGAACACTTCCGCGAAGACTGGCCGCACGATAGTCATTGGTTGCATAGTGATTCCGTGCACACGCGAGCAGATAGACGAACGTGTTCGAGGCGTGTATAGAGAAGGGTTTCTCGGTGAACAGTGAGACTGACATGTGACTGACTGAGAAAAAAAATGTTAGTTGGACGGTGATGTAAGTATTGCACGTAGGGTGAATAATGCTTTCGTCGGGCGCATGGTTCAGAGTATAACTGGGTGAGCTGAATATATAGTAGAGAGATATAATAATTGATATTTAATAAGTTGTAATCTCGAACGTGGCGACATTGTATCAGCGAGAAAAAGAATTTCTTTTCGCGCGTGTTGTCGTCGGAGAAAAAACCAAGATATGGAGATTATACaaacatatgtatgtatatatatatataaatatatatctataatatatattattattattgatttgatattgcgatacgtatgtataatatatattatatttatatgctAAACAACGTGATGTAAAAACGTAAGAAGCTTAGAAATATAATTGACTCTTACACCAAGGTCCAGATCAAGCCAGAGTATACCAAATGCAGCGGATAGAATGCACAGGAACACACAATCAATTAAacatacatattatttcgagaacAGTAACCGTTCGACATGTTTCGCGTCAGTGTTCTTTCGTTTCCTTTCGTGTTTGATTTTCCGTTTTAGCACAGAGGGTGTCTCGCTTAAAGTGTGACAAGCTGTTTTAGCAAAAACTATTACCGATACACCGTTGATAATAATCTTCTTTTGTTTGACGTTGTTCGATGGGGCCTCTCGTGGCATACCGTAGTGGCCAACAAAATTGCACCATTCCTTAAAAATACAGTTCCTTGAATATTTATGTACATTGCACATCCGGTAACTATGCTAAGCCGTTTTAATAGTTTCACGTGATCTGTTGCAATAGCATTGTAATGGTACAGACAGTTACTGCTCGTGTGAGTGGGAAACCATAgacaattatatttttaaagtgATACAATTTCTGTTGCCACTGCCGCAAAAGATCTTTGAGGCCCTAGAATTATTATACGAATCTTTTTACTGGAATTTTTAACGGTGTACTTTCTTCATTTGCATGTGATCTACGTTAAAATATGAGTGATCCaattatattatcaataagtAACACAATTCTTATCActgatatataaattttatacttTGGAGATTGGATATAATTAATTAGTTTTTGTTCAATTCAAAGTATATTTCTGTAATAGTAAAATCGTTGTAAATTATAAAAGTCAACGAGTTGACTAACAaagtattgtataataatttgtatcaACAGTGAATGTTGTAATAAGTTTTCATTAGATCAGAAGTACATACGGTCGATCAAGATGCTGGTAATAAAGTTTCACTTCactaaatagaaataataatattgtttttcAATAATAACTAACACTGTTCCAAAAGAAAACTATTAAACAGGACATAAGATACAGAAATCGCAAACACTTTAGTTATTAGTAATAGATAGTACATATAATAATTAGTCTCATTTGAACCACGTAAACGAAGTAAGAGTTCAATAGATGTCAGTAATAGTTGACGAGGAAATAGCTACTAACACACGTTAGACAAAACACTCTGCACTAATATGCAAAATACGAAGTCTCAGTTGTATAATTTATCTAATCACAACTGATTACCGATCAAATTTATTCTTTAGCAGATTGTGCTTTGTTGGCAGACAGAGCTGAACAATGAAATTTCGTTACAGAATGTATCTTGTAGAAAATTTTTATAGATAAACGATTGTATATTTTGCTATTTTTAGAGTTACCATCGATCTGTTATAGAATTCAATGGGTTAGTGCACGCTTTAGTCTCGAATTAAACGTTTTCTTATAcataaatattgatttttctTATTTCTTATTATACAATCTCTAAAAATACTGGACATTAACAAATGCAGCACAATTTCTTTATGAAAATGGAAATGAATTCTAGCTCAATGTTGTAAATTACTATCTACCTTTACTAACTTACAGTTTTTATTGTGTTCTCGATGAAGTTATAATAAAGAAAGATTAATATTCTAACAAAGAAAGATTAAATGTCACCGTTCCATGTGATAATAGTTCGTCCCCATTTCCAAGTAGCGGCTCATATCGAAAGAACTGTGTATGGTCACAATTTTATCGCTATCATTTATTTATCTTATTCTTTTAATGTATTTCGCTCATTCTGTTCCTACAAACTAAACTAATTCAACTTATTTTTTGTTTGACCAGATCAGAAACACAATAGTTATTACACATAAGGCACATATAATTGATTCGAATCACTACATCTTCTTCGTTCACAtaatcatttaaaaatgttgCCATTATTTTGATAATATGTGAACAATAGTAGGTAAAATAAATCATATTATAATAGGAAGAAAAATAactcaaataaaattatttcatttttgaAATCTGATAACATAAAGATTATATATTTGCCGAGTACaggtataattaattaatacttAACTGGAATTATCCTGCGTGCAATAATAAGttaaaaatatacaataaagTTTTATTTACCAGAGCCTCCAAAAATGAGGCctaaataatgaaaaaatatgTTACATATTTCTGACTTAGATATGTTTTTCACACAGTTTCATCCTGTGCACaccatatatgatttatctaaATAGAACACCATTCAAATGTTAACTTACAGAACTCCATTAATTGTCAACGAAAAGAACTGAATCGAGATCAGTCTACTTTCTAGATACAGCATTCCCACCAAATACAAATCCAACCACTTCTATTAAATCCTGAAAGTTCCCCGCATAATTGACAGCGTTTAACATGAGCCACGTGTGCACTAATCCGTGGAGGTTGAAATATATCCAGCTCCGTCCTGCCTTCCTTAAATCGGCTTTCTCAACTGTGCATCGATCTCGACGAGGCAAGCGATGGGCGACAGTAAATGATCAAGATCGAGCCAGGGAAAAACGATCGAAATCGATCGACGGTTTCACAGACTCGGTTTTGCGTTTTGCAATGGCGACGAAGGATTCGCGAGGGGGGGGGGCGAAGTGGGGAACCCGTTGGGGGACTCGGGATGGAACAGAGCTGAAGTGACCGAGTATGATAGAGACGGGTTATAAGAAGGCCTCGAGTGAAACGCAGGGCAAGAGAAATGGTTACCACGATGAACGGGTACAGAGGTAGGTAGGGTATCATAGGTCACACTCAGGCAAAAGAATCAGTCGTTGGGTTAGTTGGCCGCGTTAATCAGGATTAAGTACCTGGAGATGATGCTCTTCATCTTGGTATCCGGTGCAACGCCTTCTATATCGGTATCCTCGGTTGCGCCTAACCGGGCCCTCAGTCGATCTACGCTACTCTGCAGCCTCTCGATTTCCACTTCGTACTGGAAACGAAGAGACGTGGCGTTGTTAGTTACAAGACACAGACACAGATAGACAGACGGTTGAGAGACAGCCTAGCCGTTCCGTTAGATAGTATAAGAATAAAAAAAAGAGACGCGAGCGCGAGAGGAACTTGTTTGTTATCACACACATAGCATTACTCGGCACAATATTATTCTATTTACAGACGAGAGTTAAGGCACGAGATTTTAGaagttcctcttgcatttgattAGAACCGTAAGAATTTTCGACGGCTGTTATACTGATTGCCCGGCTGGTTCCTTGATTCTGGAAATGGTGCTGGAAGAATGTGCTTCGGTTTGGTGAACTTGGTCCTTCGACGAATGAAGTTCAATCaaattatcattatattttacTCGTTTGATTATGATGTAGATGTCTACGAACTAAAAGAGGCAACAAAACCACTTTCTCAAGTTTACTTAATTACCTTCCTTATTGTTAGTGGAAATCAACtgacaaatataaataagtttgtttcgaatggtttcaATTAATACAGTGTAAATTGTCGAAAATAGCCACGGAGatctacaataaatatataatctTGAACAAACATCCTTAATCTACTTcgttaaaattgatttttaatttttctacacTACTTTATCAGCTTATCATATGAACAGAAAAGATTAATGCATCTATAAAATCTATACAAATCAGGAAAAATATTTCCAGCCTTCATTCGTCGTCGAAGGAACCAGGCAAATTACAACAaaacagaataataataatttacctGATCGATGCTACGGTGACTACGCGATTTGCTCCTCCTAGTGGTGCAGCTCTCCTCCTCACTAGTGTCGGACAAATCCCTCGTCGAGTCCAACGACAACCTCCTCCTGAGCTTCGTGCAGCAGACGCTCTGATTCTGTTCCGAGTTATTCCGATGCGTCTGGTTGTTCTGCCTCCACTGATTCTGGTTGTTCCTCTGGAGATTCCTGACATTGTTCTGTGGTGGGGGAGACGGGCTAAGGTCAACACCTCTGACACCCTCGACCCCGCCGCCGCTTCCGTCCCTCTCCTCGGAGCTGCTGCTTCCTCTCCTGCCGCTTCTTCCATGATTCGGCTCcatgtgataaacgggatttgcGAAAGCTAGTGGCGCGGCACTGAGTATATGCGCGTTCGCATTATTGCTGCTGAGGTCCACGGGGCTGGAGCTCTGACTATAAGCAGCGAAACTCTGGTAGCCTGAGGAGGCGACGTTGCTCAATTGAGAAATAGAGATCTGGGAGCCCTTCTGAGACTTGGACTCCGAGACCTCGTCGTCGGCGTACCTCAACAGGTCGGACAGCTCATCCAGGTTCCCATTGGCAGTCGTGTTATTGGTCTTACTGTTATTGTAATTGTTATTCGGTTGGTGGTTGATGGACAGTGTCAAATTGGACGTCGGGTTCACCACCACGTTGGCGTTCACCGTGGTCTTCGAGACGTTGTTGTAGTTCTGATGTTGAGTCTGGTTAGCGTTCTCTTCTTTGTTGCAGTGGTTCCTGCTAGCCGATCTAGAAACGTTGTAGTTGTTATGGTTGTAGTTGTCCTCTCTGTCGTGTATGTCCAGGTTTTGCAGTCGCGCTATGTTGTGTCTGTGGttctgctgttgttgttgcgcTACGATCGTGCAGATGTTCGGCTGGTTGTTCTGCGACGTTGTGATATTGTAGTTCGAGTCCTTCAGGTTGCTGTGGCTCTCGGATCTTGTTGGGCTGGTGGGATGGGTCTGGCAGTGATTCACGTTCGCCAAACTCGCGCTGGCGGTCAGTCTGTATCCCGCGGTGGCCCTGTTGGTCCCGATTCCTCGATGCTGTCTCACGATGGGCGTTGGAGAACGAGACACAAACGCCGGCGGCTCCAGAGGGTAGTCGTCAGTAGTGATCTGCAGCTGGAGCTTCCCGTTAGCTGGCATGTACGCATTCCGAGGAAGAGTAGCGGCTCTGGCGACGTTCGGGCTGCGAGAGCTGTTGTGGCCCAAGGTGTTCGATTGCAACACCTCGTTGCTGTCCCTGATTGTCCCATTTAGGGTACTGTGGTTACTCAACGTTGATGTCGCCGATACCGAGAGATTCGTATTGCTGTTCGCGATCGTCGGATCGTTGTAGCGGAAGATGTTATTCTGTAGGTTCGGGTACCGATGCGATGTTGGTACTGGACTTGGACCCGGTTGGTCCAAAGCTAACGAGATCCTATCCAGGATCTCCGGAAGCCTGGACGGGGGCAGTGACGTCGAGGAAGATGATATCGTGACTAAACTCTCTCGCAGTAGCGCGTGTAACAGAGACAATTGCTTGCCCAGATCTATGTAGCCGTCGAACTCTAGCGAATTGTTCGCTGGCGCGTCTTTTGGCAGCGGGCTCTGTAACAGAAAATTCGATGTATCAGTGAAAAGGTCTATTCTTTGAGATTTTATATTAAGGTATGATGATGTTTTAAGCTGGTTAGGGATGTTTTTCTAAAAAATTTTATGGTACTTTTCTATTTTGTGAAAAGATTTATGTTTGCAAACGGGGAACATACGCTGATCAATTGGAGGAAGTTCTTCATGGAGGGAGCTTCTCGCTCGAGCAGGTCATTCATAAATTCCATGAAGTTCTCTTTCCCTTGGAATCTCGTGAAATTCGCGAGTGTTTGAAGAGTCTTGGCCACGAGGGTGAGATTTCTTGCTGCCTTTTCGTTCGGATATTCTGCGAAGAAGAATAGTTTCGTTTATTTTCAACACTTCTTACTCTTCAATACACCATAAATCTTTACTTTATCTTATGTTCTATACGCGCTCTTGTTGATTAGGTATTAAAAATTTGATTGACGAGAGTCTGACTGACTAGAGTGTTACaatgaaaaatgtttcaataTGACGTTGACGTAAAAGTCTAGTGCCACTGAATGTTGATACTTTTACATTCTGTATAATCTCACAAGTTAAAACAAATTAAATAGTTCGTActagttgaaaataaatcatattGATGTTACTGATAGAAACTAGCGAAACTAAAATGAAATGACTATCAAACTAGCATGAACTAGTACGGAAGCTTTGTCACCTAAAACCAGCAAAATTTTAGACACAGTACGTGATGAAGATGCAGTCTCACCGTGCGTTATGTTGAAGAGAGACGGGCTTAGGATAGCTGGACACAGGAATCTAAGAAATATGTTCGCGGAGATTAGGTTGTCTGCGATGTCCTCGCGGCCCATGTCGGCCAAGCGTTCGCGGAATATACGGAAGCACTCGCGTAATTCGAGAGGAAAATGTGCGTGGCTAGCCAGTATCCTGCCCCAAGCCAGGTCTACTGCGTTCCGTAAAttctgttgttgtttgtgtAGAGCCGCCACCGATGCAACCTTCAGCGGGTCCACCTCGCAGTCGCCACCCTCTACTGCGCTCCTGACTACAGCACCCAAGGTCTCCTGCAGGTACCTGTCGCCCGTCAACTTCAGATAGGCCTCCATCGCCTTCGTGGCTAAGGAATTTCCTCGAAAGGTGAGCCTCTCGTCGTCTGAAATTCAATACAATTTTTAGTAACTAAACCATTCGACTGAAGGCCATTGTCATAGATCGTTTGCGCCTTTCAATACTCATTATTATACTGTGGATCTTTACGTAAACAGTTTCTAAAACAATCGTAAGAAACAGAACTTACATAATAATGTATCTTTTGTTTTCATCATTGCAATGAGTCTGTACTCTTAACTGACTGTGGATCTTTACTTTGCATAAACATTTTCTAAGACAATCGTAAGAAGCAGAAGTTACATAACaatgtttcttttcttttaatcCTTTCAATGACTTTGTATTCTTAACTTCTGCTCTATTCACAGTTTTGTTCTTTCAGGTATCACAGGAAGAATAATTAACATCAGGTATttcaaaaattcttaaaaaGAAATATGATCTGTTGAAGCTACCAAGACGCAAATTTTTCCAGGATTATAATCAACAAGTTAGCTTTCGATATATTAATCGTTTGTCCAATGTAATAATTTTCCCTCACGACTGCGTATACAATTTTTAAGTACTTTTTTCTGCGTTGTGTTTCCACAGTAATTTTCATTGAACAGACTCGTGACGCTAAAACAGCTAGCACGCGATAACCCATTTTTCTTGATAGACCCAGGTTTCCAGAGGAATAAAATTGACCCGTTTGTTCATCATGAATCATCAGCGACCATATCGAGGCAGTTTTAATGACAGTGTAACACACCTATTCTGTGTATGTCCATCATGACCAAGTCAGCAAGAAACTGTGGCGCTTTCTTTTCCCGTTGCATGACAGCCACCAACGCGGTGGCGATGTCCTCCTTCGCTTTCACGGCGATCACCGGCTCTAATTTCTCGCAGAGTGACTTGTAATCCGACTTCAAGTATTCCAGGAACTCCTGGTATACCTGCACAGGCAATATATCTACGGATTGGAAGCGGCATTTTACCCTAAGCGTCGGTGGTTCCTTTAATGGGCCCTTGTCTCCAACCACCGGATACCACTTTTCTGTTAGATAACGCGACGTCACGTTGTGCACGGGTATGCTGACGGAACCTGAGAACAATTCCAAAcatatatttgattattaattAATCATCGTGGGCCACTAGGGTCAGAAAATTTTTAAATgttattcttcagaaaattattTGCGATATTCTGTGATTTCTAGGATCGCAAGTTTCTAAGAATGCAGGCGGTGACTTTCGGTACGTGATCACGCATAATAAGAACGAGTGATGCATACTTAATCGTAGGAAAATTCAAGTTGCTTTATGTTATTGGTCATCGAAAGTAGTTCACATGACAGTAACATGAGGTTGCTAGTTGCCGCGATTGCATCTACGTGTTACTCAACAGAGAAAGTATTATATAATTCGGCCTGAACTTTGAATGATGAAATTCCAAATCGTTCTGATGCTATTTAACTGAAGAATAAAATGTCTcgcataaacattaaaaaaactATCTAAAATACCGTATGGATAAACCAAAGAGCagtgtattattataataatctacaacaggggtgtcaaactcgcggcccgagatgaacatttttgatgtcaagtatcagaacgtaaacaataatttaactttataataaaaatatttgtttctatgaacactgattttttttttgcggcccacctaaagttaagcattatttatttattattatggcccaagttagcttttgagtttgacacccctgatctaCAATATCACGACTTTTAGGTGAGCTAAAGCACTGAAAATAAACagagataaatataaaataaataactatTATCAAAACATCGTTACAGAAAATTATATAACAAATGCTCAAGACAAATGATGTCCATTATCTTTTGTCAAGTTATCGTGTAAATGAACTACAACCAttttttattgcaattatttatcGATTACGTCTATTTCCATTTGTCTCTGGTGCTCAAGGCCACATGAAGGTCGCGATTGTCATTAAATTCGTCTAGACCACGAcatgatgataataattatatgattctataaatatacttttaaatTGATAcgttaattaaatgaaattacagGTTTGTCTTTTAATTTGAAGAAACCCTTTTCTACAATGTTGATGAGAGAATTACGAAAAAACTGCCATACCGATTAGAACATTCTTGTCTCTCTTCTTCTTTCGGTCAGCTTCCCTGTATAAGTTCACTTGTATAGTATTGACAGAAGGCAAATGATGGAAGTCGAAGTGTTCGCCCCAGAAGCAGAGGTCTGCCTTCAATTTGGCGGTGGTTCGCGCGTACAGGGTGCTGTCTAGGCAGACCTCGCAAAAATATCGCTTCTTCGCCGCCACACCTTTCGCCTCGAGCAGCCATATCTGCAGAGAATTGTCCGTACGTCTTGTTTGCTCTGCGTCCGGCTGAACGGATTTCCTTAAACTGAATTCGAAACACAAATCAGGATTTTGAACCTTTCGAGTAACGTCGAAGGGAAACTACAACTAAACTCTATCTTTGTAGAAAACTATGCACCTTATCATTGTATTTCTCCTCAAATTTTGAAGCTCTTTCAATCTTCAACCATGCATTCTACTAATTATGTCCACTACCTTGGTTCATTCGTTTTTAAATTTCAAGAATTATTGGACTACAGATTTCGTGCAGGTATTGCAAAAATTGATAAGTGAAATAGAGAATAGCATTTTCAATTGAAACACTATTATCAATTGATGAGAACTATCTAAaggaaaaatacatttttatttaactcttgTATTATAGAATTGTTGCAGAACATttccattttgcataaagatccgcagtctagtaattatacTGTGTATATTTATTAGATATTTTCTTAATTCTCGCTGCATACTGCTTCACTTAAAATCCATAATTTCAGGAAACACCATAATACACCTTTTGTCTTTTAGAATTCAAACAACTGGCAAAGAAAACTGATATTAGTAGAATGGTATTCTTTTATCTAGATGGCAAGCTAGCTAACTAACTAAGTTTTAACGTTTCAGTCAAAACATTTTTTACTGAATTCTCTCAACAATTTTAACATTAGAACTATACGAAGCCATCAACGTGCCTAATATGTATTGTTTTGTAACAATGGCAaggttggatttatttaaacatcatattatttctattataatatgtataagcttgaataaagaattttatCTCAAAATTTCTCACATAAACATGTTTATAATGTcaagaattgtaaaagaaaaagtcaGTCGTTTTGACTGGTTTATAGTTCTAATATTAAATGGTTACTCTCAAGGGACTCAAacttattcaaatcaatgtatctaatccaaataaaaaataactacATTAAATGCATcataagaagaagaaaatagCAGATGAAATTGTCCAAAACTGAATTTTCTCGCAATATACTCACACGCAGTTTCACTAACCAATTTGTCAATGTGATCAATTACTGAACATTGCTTATGTTCGGTAATAttaaacaaaatattaaatattaaacaaataatattaacactaaacctaccaagcagtaatactaactggcgtgtactgcttcacaaacgtgagaagaccgaatttatttagaatttgtaaagtttttattataaaacttgctccaataatataacttattcaagcattttccacgaaagagtctcggaacttttcagaattgcaaaataagaaagcggtcactttgatcgcggtaggtttagtgttaaaataatATCAAACAAACACCGTAATAAACATACTACGTCCGGATACTTTTGAACAGTAATGTAGCCATATAATCCAGCCGCGTGAACACGGCAGTGTTAGGACCACGATCTCTGACACATCGCCTCAAAGCCAGAGCGTATCCGCACGGGACGGGAATAAAAATCTCGGCGCTTTACTCTCAAACGGAAACCGCTTCGAATTCGTCAGACCGCATGGGTTCAGGATTCTCGGTCGGCTGTGGCTTGTCGAGTAAAAAACAAGCGAAAGAAGAGACAGAGGAACGGTACCAACCTGTGTAACCACTGGTCCCGTTCGTGAGCGGTCCTGCAACTGAAATACTTGGGTCCACCGGTGCTGGGTGTGACCTGGAAGCAGTGAGGTCTGCCAAGCAGGCTCGGATGCAGCGGTGTCACGGCCGCGAGGTCCATCGAGGTCACCGCCTGTCCGCAGAGGAGGGACTCGTGTGAACGGCAACCCCGAAGTCCGGCGCCGCGTTGCTTCTGTCGCTCGAGCTTCGTCACGCTCTTCGTCCTCTTCAGCGGGTTCGAGCGGAACGACCTCTTCGAGAAGAAATTCTGCAAACGGAAAGAGAACAGCACGGTGAATGCGTGTCGCGTGGCGCGGTTAGTGGAATAGGGTTCTTCGTCATAATCATGGCTTAGGTACTAGGCTTACTAGGCTACCTTTATGTTGTGATCTGTAAGAGAATGTAGATCGACAGGTGTTTTATCTGAATCCTAATTTATCGATTCTTAtcgaaatttattattatttattgttaaacAATTTAACTACGATCTATTTCGCAGCTACGATAATTAGCACTCTTCGTCCTTGACACTATGTTCACGGAACACTAAGAGCAGCTTTGTTTGACATTGTTTCATAAAAAGAAGAAtgtatttattcagatttttagcgatttttatGATTTTATGCAGTAGTGAggataattatagactcaaagtaacgtTTATATCTCtttagtgatatttaaataaaaacttaaaaaaatatcatacttgtatatttttttattggatatgataatataaaatagaaatatacaaatattatttcctttttggttttcgtttaaatgtcagtaaaaatgtaaaagtttaagtttaagtttataattatttacagcaCTGTAGGTAGCCCCTTTTAGCTGAGTTTTCAATCTGTAtattaaaagaaaataataaaatatattaataatatacaaaaatattaataaataataatatcaataaaaatatacaaatatatttgtatatagcAATTT belongs to Megalopta genalis isolate 19385.01 chromosome 1, iyMegGena1_principal, whole genome shotgun sequence and includes:
- the LOC117218758 gene encoding uncharacterized protein LOC117218758 isoform X2, with the protein product MLNAENLEESPKRRSTFYVSLDGEARHPSKIPKTISADPDKFASNTFPISKAVPTVILTRTLSNNESMSSAKRPEDSFPESRGKVQSLTKIFETPKSEQQPPVAGSEQRKKVERTRSFKTIERFQSRFTGRKDASRKDNRLNNTIACFEVEDEDPKRKTEEKRAGKIAESKANGAAKNASSETRSKQNGNTTFTNLLIRRTHSTKLARSTSTLVKVPGRHVSVDSPCGVATPARNENRSGSEKSKDDETPDDSVVDNDEGTESSVFEDADVDAGIHSDTSYEKACRRGSAPATPVLGARPLDVTPNRIVNFFSKRSFRSNPLKRTKSVTKLERQKQRGAGLRGCRSHESLLCGQAVTSMDLAAVTPLHPSLLGRPHCFQVTPSTGGPKYFSCRTAHERDQWLHSLRKSVQPDAEQTRRTDNSLQIWLLEAKGVAAKKRYFCEVCLDSTLYARTTAKLKADLCFWGEHFDFHHLPSVNTIQVNLYREADRKKKRDKNVLIGSVSIPVHNVTSRYLTEKWYPVVGDKGPLKEPPTLRVKCRFQSVDILPVQVYQEFLEYLKSDYKSLCEKLEPVIAVKAKEDIATALVAVMQREKKAPQFLADLVMMDIHRIDDERLTFRGNSLATKAMEAYLKLTGDRYLQETLGAVVRSAVEGGDCEVDPLKVASVAALHKQQQNLRNAVDLAWGRILASHAHFPLELRECFRIFRERLADMGREDIADNLISANIFLRFLCPAILSPSLFNITHEYPNEKAARNLTLVAKTLQTLANFTRFQGKENFMEFMNDLLEREAPSMKNFLQLISSPLPKDAPANNSLEFDGYIDLGKQLSLLHALLRESLVTISSSSTSLPPSRLPEILDRISLALDQPGPSPVPTSHRYPNLQNNIFRYNDPTIANSNTNLSVSATSTLSNHSTLNGTIRDSNEVLQSNTLGHNSSRSPNVARAATLPRNAYMPANGKLQLQITTDDYPLEPPAFVSRSPTPIVRQHRGIGTNRATAGYRLTASASLANVNHCQTHPTSPTRSESHSNLKDSNYNITTSQNNQPNICTIVAQQQQQNHRHNIARLQNLDIHDREDNYNHNNYNVSRSASRNHCNKEENANQTQHQNYNNVSKTTVNANVVVNPTSNLTLSINHQPNNNYNNSKTNNTTANGNLDELSDLLRYADDEVSESKSQKGSQISISQLSNVASSGYQSFAAYSQSSSPVDLSSNNANAHILSAAPLAFANPVYHMEPNHGRSGRRGSSSSEERDGSGGGVEGVRGVDLSPSPPPQNNVRNLQRNNQNQWRQNNQTHRNNSEQNQSVCCTKLRRRLSLDSTRDLSDTSEEESCTTRRSKSRSHRSIDQYEVEIERLQSSVDRLRARLGATEDTDIEGVAPDTKMKSIISRNGAILLATTVCHERPHRTTSNKRRLLSTVYRLISVEEELRREQQKMSAALSYKQRVIDAQEQQIAALDAANSRLMTSNTRLLSALSTLKQRYNAKTQSSSEAAALLQNIADIGELKSSSC